Part of the Antedon mediterranea chromosome 6, ecAntMedi1.1, whole genome shotgun sequence genome, GCACAATGTActgtgtttttctttttgtattttgaaggatgcacctttgaATCATAACCAATTTAAAGGTGATATTGgaatccaaataaataaataattgattggaTGTGGcagaaatataatattaatcaataatgttaaattattgtatCTAGGGAAATTTGTTTGTAGTTTTTactaaaatgattttatattcaatttattctcCTATCCAGTATGCttctgttaaataattttttgtaatTGATATATACTGTTACTGGTACGACTACGAATCACTGCTATTTATACTACAGATAACacatgtattatatatttatagtgaGTTATTGTAATGGGTAATACCAAGAATTGAAGATCTTAAGAAGTAAACTTTTAagcaatatttctgaataataaACCATTATCTTATTTTTGTCCACAGTTGTACTTCTTAAAAACCAATGAATGAAATGTTGTTGAAAATAGTGAAAGAAGGCAGAGATTGAATGAAAGATACTGTACATGCAGTAGAGGAAACAAAAGGAAAGCATTCTTAAAAGCtggaaataatataaaacaattgctGGTTTTCTGGCCTTCCTATTGTTGAATACTCCCTGGTTTTGATGAGTTTGATATAAGTTTGATTGAATAATAGCTTTAAATTCACTAATGCCCTCCTCTCAAGAGAACTTATCAGGCCTGCCCATCAACATGTATCATGATATTTGGGTCTCACATTAAGTAGACATGTGATAGTAACAACCTTTCATGTTCACGATAAGCCAGATAATACAATGAAGATGCCGAGTCGAAAAGTAATTCTGCACAGAATGACTGTTAGACTCAATAGCTGCATAGCCATATGACAAGTTATGAAAATGAATTTcgttattacagtataatatattgtttaaaatagGAAAACATCATTACCATTTCATTTTGCATCTGTTGTAGGTTTTTCAGTTACATTAGATTGTTCCTTAGGCGGAGGCGGCGGCTGCTGGACTGTCTGTGCGGGTGTCTGTGCGGGTGTCTGTGCTGTCGTCGGATGAGTCGTCTGTTGCTGTTGTGATTGTTGACTGTGCTGAAGCTCTATTGAGGTAAAGTGTTTCAGTCGTTCCAAGTATTGACTGTACAACTCAACATCGTTGTGTCCAGCGCCCTCGACCCATAGAGGATCGACAGCTCGTGGACACTTTTCAAACATTGCAAGCCCGTGAGAGAAATCAATTACTTCATCTTCTGTTCCGTGAATGACTAGCACAGGGGATGATACCTTGGTTATCTTGTCGATactaatgtaaacaaaattatattagaTCATTTTATGCTCATTGTCAAATATTGTTGAAGACAAAAATGCCTAAGATTATTAAAGCAGTCATTCTCTGATACCAGTATCCAATAAATTTCATGTAATTATACAGTTagaaaaaatgtgtttaaaaaagtttactgtacattactgtAGTCTATTGTACACATCTTGAATAAAAGTTACCACCAGTCTGTATAGAGTACAGTACTAAGTTTCTTGGCAAACAAATCAGTTTTTATGCAAAATTCTTTTTACTCTTGCATAGAACATCAGTGTACAGTATTAATGGATGTCAAAGTACAATGGTCTGAGCATGGACCTACAGTAAGGTCCATAGTCAGTCCAGACACTCATGTAACTTGGATGAAGATCCAAATCATAGGATGTTTAGAGTTcataaaatagtataataatgaatatttagttTTTAAGCATTAGCTGTAGTGTATTCTAAATGAAACATCAAAATGAAactgcaaaataaatatttttctcttttttctttacagtaATTCAATTGAATATATTAAAACGTGCAGTGTTACCGGAATTGAGTGTAACAGTACAAAATCAAGGCAAAATATCTTGGTATGAATTAACGATAACATCATTGATTGCTGTCATTGTTAAAGTTACAATAATATGattctttatttaatatataaacacattatttaagtaaaaattatttacataaatgaataaacaattgaTTGTAGATATATTGTTAAAGTTACACAATATTATGAATCTTTACGATACTTTAatctttattaatatataaacactgtattttaaaaagtaaaaattatacataaattattattaaaatataaatgtatacaatacaaACCTTGGGAATGCATCAAAGCACCATGTTCGTTTTGTCTCTGGGAAAGCGACTCTCATGCCAGACATTAACGGGGAATGCAGGATGACAGCGGCGCACTCGTATCGGGAAGCTAAATCCACTGTCGGCACCGTACCTATACTCTGTCCATATAAAACTATATGTTCTGGACTAATTCCATAGCGAGTCCTTAACGCTTGCCATGCAGCATCAACATCTGCATATAAATTTCTCTCCAATGGTTTGCCCGTGCTAGCTCCATACCCAGAATAATCATAGCTAAATATATTGCAATTAATTCTGGTACCTAGTCCTAGATAGAAACTGCTCATTTGACCAATATCAACTGCATTCCCGTGACTGAAAAGAATGGTAAAATGTGGATTTTGGGAACAACGCACAAACATGCAGGCTACTTTATTTCCACGTTTGCTCCTAGTTGAAAATACTTCAATTGATTCTTTTTCCTTTTCTCCGTATTGCCATTCTGCTCGCTCTGATAATTTTAAAGCAAACTTTGATTCTGTAGTGTCCACAGCAGTGAGTTCATATGTAGGCTCGGGTGGAAGAAAGGCTAACTTCGCTGCGATCCGAGACGGGCAAGGTGGGCAACAAAAGAGACAACACAACTCACCTACGCTTAGCCCATTCATATTGAAAATCGACTCTCTATTCCAAATAATACGACACAATtactatatattttaacttACAGTTAAGATacataaaatcaattaaaaatttaataGATATAGAAACCCACTTGATGTAAAAAGTTGAAAGTTATAAGGGAGTTTCTATGTCCTAAAATAAATTGACAAACCGGAAAAGCATGACGTCATTAACAAATAAAACTTTTGCGGCTGCGTAGAGTTTCATTAATCGATTGGTTTTTTGTTAGTGTTTGTTTCCTCAATGTAATTTATTGCCGCCGCAAGAGGACGTGATCACATTTCGGGGAAAcaatactactactgtattttatttgtccattcaGCCATTCACCTTTTGAATCAATCGCACATACAAAATGcggtatttattaaaatatatatatagaaactTCGAAAAGAGTATACATACAAGATACAAAGAACAATAACAAGTAAAATTCTTTTTTCtaaagctaaaaaaaaaattattaatctgTTGCCAATCCGTTATTAATTTC contains:
- the LOC140050910 gene encoding alpha/beta hydrolase domain-containing protein 17B-like, yielding MNGLSVGELCCLFCCPPCPSRIAAKLAFLPPEPTYELTAVDTTESKFALKLSERAEWQYGEKEKESIEVFSTRSKRGNKVACMFVRCSQNPHFTILFSHGNAVDIGQMSSFYLGLGTRINCNIFSYDYSGYGASTGKPLERNLYADVDAAWQALRTRYGISPEHIVLYGQSIGTVPTVDLASRYECAAVILHSPLMSGMRVAFPETKRTWCFDAFPSIDKITKVSSPVLVIHGTEDEVIDFSHGLAMFEKCPRAVDPLWVEGAGHNDVELYSQYLERLKHFTSIELQHSQQSQQQQTTHPTTAQTPAQTPAQTVQQPPPPPKEQSNVTEKPTTDAK